A segment of the Georgenia sp. M64 genome:
AGATCACCGCGTAGCCCAGGCCGATCGGGATGATCCACAGGGGGTTCGTCGCGATGCCGAAGTTGAGCAGGTAGTCGATCCCACCGGCGGAGAAGGTGAAGCCGTCCTTGATGCCCAGGGCGTTGACCAGGGCCAGCGAGGTGCCGGTGAGCACGGCGTGGACCACGTACAGCGGGAACGCGACGTAGGCGAAGGCGTACTCGAGCGGCTCGGTGATGCCGGTGAGGAACGAGGTCAGTGCGACGGACAGCATGATGCCGCCGGTGACCTTGCGCCGCTCCGGGCGGGAGGTGCGCCAGATGGCCAGCGCCGCGGCGGGCAGGGCGAACATCATGATCGGGAAGAAGCCGGTCATGAAGGTGCCCGCGGTGGGGTCGCCGGCGAAGAACCGGAACAGGTCGCCCTGCGCCACCTCACCGGTGGTCGGGTTGGTGAACTCGCCGAACTGGAACCACGGGAGGCTGTTGAGCAGGTGGTGCAGCCCGAACGGGATGAGCAGCCGGTTCAGCGTGCCGAAGACGAACCCGCCGATGACCGTGTTGCCCTCGCCCGTCACCCACTCGCTGAACGCGCCGATGACGGCGTCGAACGCGGGGTAGATGAGGGCGAACAGCACGCCGACGACGACCGCGACCCAGGCGGTGATGATCGGCACGAGACGCCGTCCGCCGAAGAAGGCCAGGTACGGGGGGAGCTTCGTGCGGTAGAAGCGCTGCCACAGCAGCGCGGCGATGATGCCGATGGTGATGCCGCCGAGCACGCCGTAGTTGATCGTCTCCTCGCCCTCGGCCCCGGCGCCGAAGTACGGCGCGAGCGAACCGAGCACGGCGTCGAAGGTGAGGTAGCCGATGAGACCCGCGAGCGCCGTCGACCCGTCGGACTTGCGGGCGTAGCCGATGGCCACACCGATGGCGAAGATGAGGGGGAGGTTGTTGAACAGGGCCCCGCCGGCGGCGGCGAGGACGTCGGCGACCGGCTGCATCCAGCCGAAGCCGTCCCAGGACGACACGCCCTCGGCGCCGAGCATGTCGGCCTGGCCGAAGCGCAGCAGGAGGCCGGCCGCCGGCAGTGCGGCGATCGGCAGCATGAGCGAGCGGCCCACGCGCTGGGCCTGGGCGAAGCCGGGGATGTGTCGTTTCTCGCGCGCCGGGGCACCAGCCGCTGCTGTGGTCATCTCGGTTCCTCTCGGGCGGTCTCGCCGCCGTCGTCCGTGCAGCGCCGCACACCTCGCTGTGTCCGGCAGGATCGGTACAGACCGGACACGGTGGTCTGGACCAGTGGTGCACACTGAAGCCCTAACCTCGCGGGGTGTCAAGCATCACAGCGGCGTGGTGCACAATCGTCGGGCCGGACGCGGGGAGAGGGGGCACCGTGAAGCACACGACGGTGCGCGACTACCTCGAGGGGCTCGTCGAGCACCTCGAGCCGGGCTCGCGCATCCCCTCCGAGCGTGAGCTGTGCGAGCAGTTCGGCGTCTCGCGGATGACGGTGCGCCAGGCCGTCCACGCGCTCGTGGTGGCCGGCGTGCTGCAGCGGGTGCAGGGCCGCGGGACGTTCGTGTCCCGGCCCAGGGTGGACATGCAGCTGCGCCTGACGGCCTTCGACGACGAGATGCGCCGCCGGCACATGTCCCCCAGCTCGCGGGTCCTGCGGGCCGACAGCCGCCCCGCCCCGGCCGAGGTGGCCGCCGCGCTGGAGATCACCGCGGGCGACGCCGTGTTCTACCTCTACCGGGTGCGCCTGGCCGACGGCGTGCCGATGTCGCTGGAGGAGAACTGGGCACCGGCGGCACTCCTCCCGGGCCTCCTCGAGCCCGCCCCGCCCAGCAGCCTCTACGCGGCCTTCCTCGAGCGCGGCTTCCCGCCCTCCTGGGGCGAGGACACCATCGAGGCCACGGTCGTGCGCGCCCCCGACGCCGACCTCCTCGGTCTGCCCGACGGCGGGGCGGGCCTGCGCATCACCCGGCGTACCTTCAGCTCCGACGTCGCCATCGGCTACAGCCGCTCGCTCTACCGCGGCGACCGCTACGCCCTCTGGGCGCCGGTGAGCCCACCCAGCCCGGCCCTGGCGCCCCCGCGCCGCGAGGCCCCGAACCGTCGAACCCCCACGGGAGCGTCATGAAGGACGTCGGAGCCATCGTCGCGGCCCTCGGCGGCGTGGACAACATCCGCGAGATCGAGCCCTGCATCACCCGGCTGCGGGCGGAGGTGGACGACCCCGTCCGGGTCGACGAGCGCGCCCTGCGCGCGGCCGGGTGCCACGGCGTCCTGCTGCGCGGACGGGTGGTCCAGGTGGTCGTCGGACCGGAGGCGGACACCCTGGCGAGCGACCTCGAGGAGCTGACGTGGCGGCCCAGTGACGACCGGGGCCCGTCGGCTTGACACCCGTGGCAGGGCCACGATGTGATGCACTTGTCTGGACCACTGCGCCGGCAACGAGGCCGCCGGCAGCCCCGAACGAAGGAGACGACGTGGACGAGGCAGCAGCGACGAAGCGGACGCGCCGATGAGCGGCGTCGTCGTCGGCTCCCCGGTGCCGGGCACGGCGCTGGCCATGTCGGAGGTGCCGGACCCGGTCTTCGCGGAGTCGATCGTGGGACCTGGTGTCGCGGTGGACCCCCCGCGCGACGGGGACGTCGACGTCGTCGCCCCGTTCGAGGGCACGCTCGTCAAGCTCCACCCGCACGCGTTCGTCGTCCAGCATGCCTCCGGCCGTGCGGTGCTCGTCCACCTCGGCCTCGACACCGTCCAGCTCAAGGGTGAGGGCTTCACCCTCCACGCCGCCGAGGGCGAGAGGGTCACCGCCGGCCAGGTGCTCGTCACCTGGCGGCCCGGCGACATCGCCGAGGGCGGCCGCTCCCCGGTCAGCCCCGTCGTCGCCCTCGACACCGCACCGGGTGCGTTGAGCGCGCTCGTGGCGCCCGGCACCACCCTCGAGACCGGCGCCGCGCTCTTCGAGTGGGCCTGACACCTCCGCGGTCCCGAGCCGCGCCCAGCCCACGCGGCGGCCCCCTGCCGCCGGTCCGGGCCACGCGCAGCCACGCGGCGGCGCCCTCATCCGCCCCTTCCGTCCCGACCCCAGGAGCACCATGCCCCAGCGCAGCGCCGTCATCGCCTCGAGGGTGGGCCTGCACGCCCGCCCCGCCGCCGTCTTCGTCAAGGCGGCCGCCGCGACGGGGCTGGAGGTGACGATCGGCCGGCCCGGGTCCGAGCCGGTCGCGGCGGACAGCATGCTCGAGGTCATGACCCTCGGCGCCGGGCACGGCGACGAGGTGGTCCTCAGCGCCGAGGGCGACGGCGCGGAGCGGGCGCTCGAGGACCTCGCCGCCCTGCTGGCGACAGACCTGGACGCCTGACCTCAGGCCCCGAAGCCCACCCGCCCGCCGCGCTGGGCCCGCAGCCGGGCCCCCTTCTCCTGGGCCACCTGACGCAGGCCGTCCTGGAAGGTCACCATCTGCTCGCGCACGCCGGCGGCGCCCTCGCCCTCCCCGGCGCCGAGGATCCGGGCCGCCAGGAGGCCGGCGTTGCGGGCCCCGCCGATCGACACCGTCGCCACCGGCACCCCGGCGGGCATCTGCACGATCGAGAGCAGCGAGTCCATCCCGTCGAGGTGGCGCAGCGGCACCGGCACCCCGATCACGGGCAGGGGTGTCACCGAGGCGAGCATCCCGGGCAGGTGCGCGGCGCCACCGGCGCCGGCGACGATCACCCGCAGGCCACGCTCGACGGCGGAACGCCCGTACTCGATCATCTCCAGCGCCATGCGGTGCGCGGAGACGACGTCCACCTCGGTCTCGACCCCGAACTCCGCGAGGACGTCGGCGGCCTCCTTCATCACCGGCCAGTCCGAGTCCGACCCCATGACGATCCCGACCACCGCACCCATCGCTGCCTCCCGCCCGCCCGGCCGCCACGGCCGGTGCCGGCCACAGTCTCCCACGGCGACGTCTCGCCGGGCCGGGCGCGGTCACGCACACTGGTGACGTGCAGACCACCCACCCGACCCGGCCGGCGACCGGTGTCCGCGCGGACGGCCGGCCCGGCTTCTGGACCCGGGCCGCGCACATCCTCGCCGTCCCCGGCGGGCGTGCGGCGCGCGCGGCCACCGACGCGGTCGCCGTCGCCGGTGTCGTCAGTCTCGTCCTCGCGGCCGCGATGGGCCCGGTCGCCGTCGCCCTGTTCGCCCTGGTCCTGCTGGGGCTGACCGTCCCGCGGGTCCTGGGCGTGCCCGGGTGGCTCCAGGCCGCCTCGGGGACCGTCGTCGTCGTGGCCGCGTGGGCCGCCCTGCTGGGTCTGTACGAGCGGTGGTGGTGGCTGGACATCGCCGCGCACACCGCCGCGAACGGTCTGCTCGCCCTGTTCGCGTTCCGCCTCGTGGTCGCGGCCGGCCTGCTGCCGGGAACCGACGCGGCGGGTCGGGCCCGTGCAGGGGCGGTCCTGGTGACCGTGGCGCTGGGCGTGACCCTCGGCGTGGTGTGGGAGCTGGCCGAGTGGTTCGGCAACGCCTTCCTCGACGAGGGGATCCGGGTCGGCTACGAGGACACCCTGGGCGACCTCGTGGCCGGGGCCGCCGGCTCCGCGGCCGCCGGTCTGCTGCTCGCGCGCCGGCCCGCGGCGTCGCGGCGCGGGCTCTCGCGGCGCGAGCCCTCGCGGCGCCGGACCGCCCCGTGAGTGGCCCCGGCGGGTCGCTCGGCGCACCGGGCTCTGAGGTCGTCGTCAGCGTCGTCATCCCCGCCCGGGACGACGCCGTCGCCCTCGCCGTGTGCCTCGACGCCCTGGCCGTCCAGACGTCCGCGCCGCTGGAGGTGGTGGTCGTCGACAACGGCTCCACCGACGACACCGCCGACGTCGCCCGGTCCCACGGGGCGCGCGTGGTCCACGAACCGGTGCCCGGCATCCCGCAGGCGGCGTCGGCCGGCTATGACGCCGCCCGGGGCGACGTGATCGCCCGGCTCGACGCCGACTCCGTCCCGCCGCCGGACTGGGTGGCGCGGGTGGGTGCCGCGCTGGCCGGCGGCGCGGACGCCGTCACCGGCGTCGGGGTCTTCCACGACCTGCCGCGGGGCACGGCCCGCCTCACGGCGGCCGCCTACCTGGGGGCGTACTACGTGCTCGGGCACGCGGCGCTCGGCCACCACGCCCTGTGGGGCTCGAACATGGCGTTCCGCCGCGAGGCGTGGCTGGAGGTGCGCTCGCAGGTCCACCGCGACGACGCCGAGCTCCACGACGACATGGACCTCGCCTTCGTCCTGGGTCCGGGCCGCCGGGTCGTGCTGGACCGGCGGCTGGTGGTCGGCGTGTCCGGCCGGTCGGTGCGCGGCGGGGCGCAGCTCCGACGGCGGTTCCGCCGCCAGTTCCGCACGCTGGCCGTCAACTGGCGCACCGCCCCGCCGTGGCAGCGGTGGGCGGCGCGGCTGGCCGGCTGAGCAGCGGGCTCGCCGGCTCAGCAGGGGGCACGCCTGCTGAGCGGCGACTCCGCGGGAAGCGGGACGAGTCAGCGGCTGCGGGGGTCCGACCTCGGCGCGCGGCCACGTGCTCGGCGCGAGGCCCCGAACTCGACGCACGGCCACGACCGGCGTGACTCCGCGGGAAGCGGGACGGGTCAGCGGCTGCGGGGGTCCGACCTCGGCGCGGAGCCACGTACTCGGCGCGGGGCCACGTGCTCGGCGCGGACCCGCGCGGGGTCAGCGGTCGACGGTGTCCGGGTCGTCCGCGCCGGTCTCCTCCATGAGGGCGGCGTCGCCGCGCAGGAGCGCCACGGCCGCGTCGGCGGTGCGCCGCGCGTCCTCGAGCGTCGCACCGGTGACGGTCACGTGGCCGAGCTTGCGGCCCGGGCGCACCTCCTTGCCGTACAGGTGGACCTTCGCCTCGGGGTGGCGCGCCATGACCGCGGCGTAGGCCTCGCGCGGGTCGGCCAGGTGCGAGCCGAGCAGGTTGACCATGACCGCGGCCGGCGCACGGACCGAGGTGTCCCCCAGGGGCAGGTCGAGCACCGCGCGCAGGTGCTGCTCGAACTGGCTGGTCACCGAGCCCTCGATGGTCCAGTGACCGGAGTTGTGCGGGCGCATGGCGAGCTCGTTGACCACGAGCCGAGAGGAGCCGTCGTCGCCGTGGACCTCGAACATCTCCACCGCCAGCACCCCGACCACTCCGAGCCCGGTCGCGATGCGCTCGCCGATGGTCCTCGCCCGGTCGAGGGTCTCCTCGGAGAGGTCCGGCGCGGGCGCGAGCACCTCGGCGCAGATCCCGTGCTCCTGCACGGTCTGGACCACCGGCCAGGTGCGCACCTCGCCCGTGCCGTCCGGCCCGCCGCCCGGGCGACGGGCGACGAGGACCGCGAGCTCCTTGGTGAACGGCACCTTCTCCTCGGCGAGCAGGGCCTCGCCGGCGGCCAGAGAATCGAGCCAGTCCGCGGCCTCGTCGGCGGCATGGACGACGCGCACCCCCTTGCCGTCGTACCCGCCGCGGGCGGTCTTGACCACCACCGGCCAGCCGGTGGCCGCCCCGAACGCGTCGAGCTCCGCGGCGTTGCGCACGGCGGCCCACGCCGGGCAGGGCGCGCCGAGCTCGGTGAGCCGGCGGCGCATGACGATTTTGTCCTGGGCGTGCACGAGGGCGTCCGGTCCGGGCCGCACGGGCACACCCTCGGCCTCGAGCTCGCGCAGCAGGTCGTTCGGGACGTGCTCGTGCTCGAAGGTGAGGACGTCCGCGCCCGCCACGAGCGAGCGGACGGCTGACGCGTCGCCGGCTGCGCCCACCGGCGCGTCGGGGACGACCTGCGCGGTGGCCACCGTGGGCGACTCCACGAGGACGCGCAGGTGCACGCCGAGGGCGATCGCCTGCTGCTGCATCATCCGGGCCAGCTGGCCCCCGCCCACGACTGCCACGATCGGTGCTCCCACGATGGGCGAGCCTATCCGCGGTTACCCTGAGGCGGTGACGACGTTCCGCGGACAGGACGCCCCCGCGACCCCCGCGGGCACCGACCGCGCCGAGCCGGGACACCCCCGCACCGGCCTGCTCGGGCGGCTCCTGCGCGGTCAGAGCCTGCGCGCCTGGTTCGTCGAGCTGGTGCGCTTCCTCGCCGTCGGCGGCTCCGCGTACGTCGTCGACGTCGGGCTGTTCAACCTCCTGCGGTTCGGTCCCGGCGAGCTCCTCGGCGACAAGCCGCTGACGGCGAAGGTCGTCTCGGTCACCGTCGCGGTGGTCGTGGCGTGGCTGGGCAACCGGTACTGGACGTTCGCCGGCTCCCGGCAGTCCTCGCGCCGCCGGGAGCTGACGATGTTCGCCCTGGTCAACCTCGGCGGGATGGCGATCGCCGTCGGTGTGCTCGCCGTGAGCCACTACGTGCTGGGGTTCACCTCCCCGCTGGCCGACAACATCGCGGCCAACGGGGTCGGGCTCGTGCTGGGCACCGCGTTCCGCTACGTGTGCTACCGCTACCTCGTCTTCACCGCCGACGGCGGCGCCGCCCCACGCTGACGAGCGCCCCCTGGGGCAGGACGACGTCGGGGTCGAGCGCGGCCGGGACGGCGTTGAGGAAGATCGTGAAGACGGGCGGGCGCCGCTGGCTCAGCTCGAGCCGGCCGCCGTCGGCGGCGACGAGGTCCCGCGCCAGGGCCAGGCCGAGGCCCGTGCCGGACCCGCCGGAGACGTGCTTGGTGAAGATGTCGGGGGCCAGCTCGTCGTCCACGCCGGGCCCGTCGTCGGAGACGTCGACGAAGACGCCCTTGCCGGTCGCGGTGGGCCGTGAGACCACCCTTGTGGTCCCCGCGCCGTAGCGCAGGGCGTTCTCCAGCAGCGTCGCCAGGACCTGGGCGAGCGAGCCCGGGGTGGCCAGGACGGCCAGGCCGGCCGCGTCGTCGAAGACGAGCTCGCGCTTGGCCTTCTTGAAGGTGCGGGCCCACTCCTCCCGCTGCTGCTCGAAGACGTCCCCGAGGTGGACCGCCTCGGTGGTGCCGCCGCCGGCGGAGCGGGA
Coding sequences within it:
- a CDS encoding PTS transporter subunit EIIC, which translates into the protein MTTAAAGAPAREKRHIPGFAQAQRVGRSLMLPIAALPAAGLLLRFGQADMLGAEGVSSWDGFGWMQPVADVLAAAGGALFNNLPLIFAIGVAIGYARKSDGSTALAGLIGYLTFDAVLGSLAPYFGAGAEGEETINYGVLGGITIGIIAALLWQRFYRTKLPPYLAFFGGRRLVPIITAWVAVVVGVLFALIYPAFDAVIGAFSEWVTGEGNTVIGGFVFGTLNRLLIPFGLHHLLNSLPWFQFGEFTNPTTGEVAQGDLFRFFAGDPTAGTFMTGFFPIMMFALPAAALAIWRTSRPERRKVTGGIMLSVALTSFLTGITEPLEYAFAYVAFPLYVVHAVLTGTSLALVNALGIKDGFTFSAGGIDYLLNFGIATNPLWIIPIGLGYAVIYFLLFTWAIKRFNLRTPGREEDGAEGTGAPSVFDEAQEAAAVSTGARAAEERAAGREERRVREERAAADAATEPGKAAPEIDRDIRDTGTAYPENRER
- a CDS encoding GntR family transcriptional regulator yields the protein MKHTTVRDYLEGLVEHLEPGSRIPSERELCEQFGVSRMTVRQAVHALVVAGVLQRVQGRGTFVSRPRVDMQLRLTAFDDEMRRRHMSPSSRVLRADSRPAPAEVAAALEITAGDAVFYLYRVRLADGVPMSLEENWAPAALLPGLLEPAPPSSLYAAFLERGFPPSWGEDTIEATVVRAPDADLLGLPDGGAGLRITRRTFSSDVAIGYSRSLYRGDRYALWAPVSPPSPALAPPRREAPNRRTPTGAS
- a CDS encoding glucose PTS transporter subunit EIIB, encoding MKDVGAIVAALGGVDNIREIEPCITRLRAEVDDPVRVDERALRAAGCHGVLLRGRVVQVVVGPEADTLASDLEELTWRPSDDRGPSA
- a CDS encoding PTS glucose transporter subunit IIA; translation: MSGVVVGSPVPGTALAMSEVPDPVFAESIVGPGVAVDPPRDGDVDVVAPFEGTLVKLHPHAFVVQHASGRAVLVHLGLDTVQLKGEGFTLHAAEGERVTAGQVLVTWRPGDIAEGGRSPVSPVVALDTAPGALSALVAPGTTLETGAALFEWA
- a CDS encoding HPr family phosphocarrier protein, whose protein sequence is MPQRSAVIASRVGLHARPAAVFVKAAAATGLEVTIGRPGSEPVAADSMLEVMTLGAGHGDEVVLSAEGDGAERALEDLAALLATDLDA
- the purE gene encoding 5-(carboxyamino)imidazole ribonucleotide mutase, translating into MGAVVGIVMGSDSDWPVMKEAADVLAEFGVETEVDVVSAHRMALEMIEYGRSAVERGLRVIVAGAGGAAHLPGMLASVTPLPVIGVPVPLRHLDGMDSLLSIVQMPAGVPVATVSIGGARNAGLLAARILGAGEGEGAAGVREQMVTFQDGLRQVAQEKGARLRAQRGGRVGFGA
- a CDS encoding glycosyltransferase family A protein → MSGPGGSLGAPGSEVVVSVVIPARDDAVALAVCLDALAVQTSAPLEVVVVDNGSTDDTADVARSHGARVVHEPVPGIPQAASAGYDAARGDVIARLDADSVPPPDWVARVGAALAGGADAVTGVGVFHDLPRGTARLTAAAYLGAYYVLGHAALGHHALWGSNMAFRREAWLEVRSQVHRDDAELHDDMDLAFVLGPGRRVVLDRRLVVGVSGRSVRGGAQLRRRFRRQFRTLAVNWRTAPPWQRWAARLAG
- a CDS encoding 5-(carboxyamino)imidazole ribonucleotide synthase, with product MGAPIVAVVGGGQLARMMQQQAIALGVHLRVLVESPTVATAQVVPDAPVGAAGDASAVRSLVAGADVLTFEHEHVPNDLLRELEAEGVPVRPGPDALVHAQDKIVMRRRLTELGAPCPAWAAVRNAAELDAFGAATGWPVVVKTARGGYDGKGVRVVHAADEAADWLDSLAAGEALLAEEKVPFTKELAVLVARRPGGGPDGTGEVRTWPVVQTVQEHGICAEVLAPAPDLSEETLDRARTIGERIATGLGVVGVLAVEMFEVHGDDGSSRLVVNELAMRPHNSGHWTIEGSVTSQFEQHLRAVLDLPLGDTSVRAPAAVMVNLLGSHLADPREAYAAVMARHPEAKVHLYGKEVRPGRKLGHVTVTGATLEDARRTADAAVALLRGDAALMEETGADDPDTVDR
- a CDS encoding GtrA family protein; translated protein: MTTFRGQDAPATPAGTDRAEPGHPRTGLLGRLLRGQSLRAWFVELVRFLAVGGSAYVVDVGLFNLLRFGPGELLGDKPLTAKVVSVTVAVVVAWLGNRYWTFAGSRQSSRRRELTMFALVNLGGMAIAVGVLAVSHYVLGFTSPLADNIAANGVGLVLGTAFRYVCYRYLVFTADGGAAPR